Proteins co-encoded in one Bacillus infantis NRRL B-14911 genomic window:
- a CDS encoding DMT family transporter: MNPYAALAIGVVSVSTSAILVKFSAAPSGVIAFYRLFFSVLLMLPLVLFKYGPELKQIGRRDWMYSAIAGIFLAFHFILWFESLRYTSVASSTVLVTLQPLFAFAGTYLFFKERFTVKAILSGVIAIGGSVLISWGDFRVSGTALFGDLLALAACALVTAYLMFGQTVRKRLSLITYTFTVYSISALTLLIYVIAVGEPLGPYPASDWVYFILLAVIPTLLGHTLFNWSLKWLSTSTISMAILFEPVGAAVLAYFLLGELVAWYQAAGGMIVIGGIMLFLADGRMMKRKAKKAEASGNHPSH; the protein is encoded by the coding sequence ATGAACCCTTATGCAGCATTGGCAATTGGTGTGGTGTCTGTTTCCACATCTGCCATTCTGGTTAAGTTCTCAGCTGCACCATCAGGAGTGATAGCTTTTTATCGTTTATTCTTTTCTGTTTTGCTGATGCTGCCTCTCGTATTATTTAAATATGGGCCAGAGCTCAAACAGATTGGCCGGCGGGATTGGATGTATTCGGCCATAGCCGGGATATTCCTTGCCTTTCATTTTATCCTCTGGTTTGAATCTCTCCGCTATACTTCAGTGGCAAGCTCAACTGTCCTTGTTACCTTGCAGCCGCTGTTCGCTTTTGCCGGGACCTACTTATTTTTCAAAGAAAGGTTTACTGTGAAAGCAATATTGAGCGGAGTGATCGCTATTGGAGGAAGTGTACTTATCAGCTGGGGGGACTTCAGGGTCAGCGGAACTGCATTGTTTGGAGATCTTTTGGCCCTTGCTGCCTGTGCACTGGTTACAGCTTACCTGATGTTTGGGCAGACAGTGCGAAAAAGGCTGTCTCTTATTACTTATACATTCACCGTGTACAGTATAAGTGCCTTAACCCTTTTGATCTATGTAATTGCTGTTGGTGAGCCTCTTGGACCTTACCCTGCAAGCGACTGGGTCTACTTTATTCTCCTTGCGGTTATTCCCACCCTGCTCGGCCATACGCTTTTCAATTGGTCCCTGAAATGGCTCAGCACCTCCACGATTTCTATGGCTATCCTCTTTGAGCCGGTGGGTGCTGCTGTCCTGGCATATTTTTTGCTCGGGGAGTTAGTGGCCTGGTATCAGGCTGCTGGAGGAATGATTGTCATCGGGGGGATCATGCTGTTCCTTGCAGATGGCAGAATGATGAAGAGGAAAGCAAAGAAGGCAGAAGCAAGCGGAAATCACCCAAGCCATTAG
- a CDS encoding MgtC/SapB family protein — MEEMFYLVIKNDVIMKLGFAALAGLVIGLERELKGKPLGLKTCLIVSVMACLLTIVSYESAFLYSKEYSRPMDPGRIPSYVISGIGFLGAGVILRRGNEAISGLTTAALVLASAGIGITIGAGFYIEALLGVIFIIIGVKIIPALFERIGPKKLKEKEIRVKLYIEKCTDLTTLMKEIKSKKLGIKRVRVKEEADDILINCVITTTRSMYTTDVYYTMKSLIGVIAAEVESGE, encoded by the coding sequence ATGGAAGAAATGTTCTATTTGGTGATAAAGAATGATGTAATAATGAAGCTGGGGTTCGCAGCCTTAGCGGGTCTTGTCATCGGTTTAGAGAGGGAGCTGAAAGGGAAGCCGCTTGGGCTTAAGACCTGCCTGATTGTTTCGGTGATGGCATGCCTGCTGACCATCGTGTCTTACGAATCAGCTTTCCTGTATTCAAAGGAATATTCAAGGCCGATGGACCCGGGGCGGATTCCTTCTTATGTAATAAGCGGAATAGGATTCCTTGGAGCGGGCGTGATTCTGCGCAGGGGCAACGAAGCTATTTCCGGGCTGACAACAGCCGCTCTTGTGCTGGCTTCAGCGGGAATTGGCATTACCATTGGTGCAGGGTTCTATATAGAAGCGCTGCTGGGAGTCATTTTTATCATTATTGGAGTTAAAATCATTCCTGCTTTATTTGAACGGATAGGACCAAAAAAACTGAAGGAAAAGGAAATCAGGGTAAAGCTGTATATTGAGAAATGTACGGACCTGACAACCCTGATGAAGGAAATAAAAAGCAAGAAATTAGGAATCAAGCGGGTCCGTGTCAAAGAGGAAGCAGATGATATATTGATCAATTGTGTGATAACTACAACGAGGAGCATGTATACGACCGATGTTTACTATACGATGAAATCGTTGATAGGTGTGATTGCTGCAGAGGTTGAGAGCGGGGAATAG
- a CDS encoding YitT family protein — protein sequence MKNLLIIILGSAIVGFAYNLFLIPHEILSSGLSGVAIMLGIITPFNTGLLNFLLNLPLLILGVIKLGKRFIFYTIVSVLTLSVSLYLIPVNAISSEPILSSVFGGVLTGAGIGLVFKASGSSGGFDIIAMLLTRKKDFPLGAILSLMNAIVVLASGFIFSWDAALNTMVAIYATGKVVDTIHTKHIKLTVMIVTAKGEEMKAKLLSSIYRGITVINGEGGYTGEGRKILMTVITRYQLTEVKSMIDEVDPQAFVNITETTEVLGSFHRT from the coding sequence ATGAAAAATTTACTGATCATTATTCTGGGTTCTGCGATTGTAGGCTTTGCTTATAATCTATTCCTGATCCCCCATGAAATCCTGAGCAGCGGTCTGAGCGGGGTGGCAATCATGCTCGGCATCATTACACCCTTCAATACTGGCCTCCTCAACTTTCTGTTGAATCTGCCTTTGCTGATCCTTGGTGTCATTAAGCTTGGGAAACGGTTTATTTTCTATACAATCGTTTCTGTGCTGACGCTTTCCGTCAGTCTTTACTTAATACCAGTCAACGCAATCTCTTCTGAGCCTATATTGTCATCCGTGTTCGGCGGGGTATTGACGGGTGCGGGAATCGGGCTTGTGTTCAAGGCTTCAGGCTCCTCAGGGGGATTTGATATCATTGCTATGCTTTTGACGAGGAAAAAAGATTTCCCGCTTGGCGCCATTCTTTCATTGATGAATGCAATCGTGGTTTTGGCTTCAGGCTTCATCTTCAGCTGGGATGCTGCATTGAATACAATGGTAGCCATCTATGCCACGGGCAAGGTGGTTGATACTATTCATACGAAGCATATTAAGCTGACAGTGATGATCGTAACAGCCAAAGGCGAAGAAATGAAAGCAAAGCTTCTCTCAAGCATCTACAGGGGAATTACGGTTATCAATGGAGAGGGCGGCTATACAGGGGAAGGCAGGAAGATCCTCATGACAGTCATAACCCGCTATCAGCTGACTGAGGTCAAGAGCATGATTGATGAGGTTGATCCGCAGGCCTTTGTCAATATTACAGAAACGACCGAAGTTCTGGGCTCTTTCCATAGAACCTGA
- a CDS encoding nitric oxide synthase oxygenase — protein sequence MAKELRKEAENFIALCHRELNKSSSETEQRLIEILEEIDRTGSYHHTYEELEYGAKTAWRNSNRCIGRLFWDSLKVFDERELETEDEIGQALMRHISYATNGGKVRSAITVFRQEEKNKRVRILNHQLIRYAGYDTSDKIIGDPASVKLTNLCRELGWEGKYGQFDPLPLLVQIDGRKPALFDVSAEDILEVPLEHPEFEWFSDLQLKWYAVPFISDMCLEIGGIRYTAAPFNGWYMGTEIGARNLADDFRYNLVPEIADRMGLDTKRNASLWKDRALVELNTAVLHSYKKKGVSIVDHHTAAQQFRLFEEKESACGRPVTGEWTWLIPPISPAATHIFHSSYKNEIKTPNFFYQKTDFQL from the coding sequence TTGGCAAAGGAACTGAGGAAGGAAGCAGAGAACTTTATTGCTTTATGCCATAGAGAGCTGAATAAAAGCAGCAGCGAAACAGAACAGCGCCTCATTGAAATCCTTGAGGAGATAGATCGTACAGGCAGTTATCATCACACCTATGAAGAGCTTGAGTATGGTGCAAAAACGGCCTGGAGGAACAGCAACCGATGCATCGGCAGGCTCTTTTGGGACAGCCTTAAAGTGTTCGATGAAAGGGAGCTTGAGACTGAAGACGAAATTGGCCAAGCTTTGATGAGGCATATCAGCTATGCTACGAACGGCGGCAAGGTAAGGTCCGCCATCACTGTATTCCGTCAGGAGGAAAAAAACAAAAGAGTAAGGATTCTTAACCACCAGCTGATCAGGTATGCCGGCTATGATACCAGTGATAAGATTATAGGCGACCCAGCCTCCGTCAAACTGACGAACTTGTGCCGTGAATTGGGATGGGAAGGGAAATACGGGCAGTTTGACCCACTGCCTCTTCTTGTCCAGATAGATGGGCGGAAGCCGGCGCTATTTGATGTATCTGCTGAAGATATTCTTGAAGTGCCGCTTGAGCATCCTGAGTTTGAGTGGTTCAGCGATCTGCAATTAAAGTGGTATGCTGTTCCGTTCATATCGGATATGTGCCTTGAAATCGGCGGAATCCGGTATACGGCTGCACCCTTTAATGGCTGGTATATGGGGACAGAAATCGGCGCCCGGAATCTTGCAGACGATTTCAGGTATAATCTGGTCCCGGAAATAGCGGACAGGATGGGGCTTGATACTAAGAGAAACGCCTCCTTGTGGAAGGACCGTGCGCTGGTTGAGCTGAATACAGCTGTTCTTCATTCCTATAAAAAGAAGGGGGTCAGCATTGTTGACCACCATACAGCCGCACAGCAGTTCAGGCTGTTTGAAGAAAAAGAATCAGCATGCGGCAGGCCGGTAACTGGTGAATGGACCTGGCTGATTCCGCCCATTTCTCCGGCAGCTACACATATTTTTCACAGCAGCTATAAAAATGAAATCAAAACGCCAAATTTCTTTTACCAGAAAACTGATTTCCAGTTATAG
- a CDS encoding Gfo/Idh/MocA family protein: protein MVRFGVVGTNWITERFLDAADQVQDFALTAVYSRTEEKAREFADKYGVKHTYTSLEEMAASSEIDAVYIASPNSLHAEQSILMMEHGKHVLCEKPAASNAAELKLMIEASQRNKVVLMEALKSTLMPNFKAVRENLGKIGPVRRYFASYCQYSSRYDAYKEGRILNAFKPEFSNGALMDIGIYCIYPLVVLFGKPDEVKAQGVMLDSGVDGEGSMVLKYKEMDAVIMYSKITDSQLPAEIQGENGNIVIDKIHTPEQAEIRYRGGSSESITREQKEASMYYEAEEFVGLVKSGKLESATNTLSNSLAVMEILDSVRSQLGIVYPADKN from the coding sequence ATGGTTCGTTTCGGTGTAGTTGGAACAAATTGGATAACAGAGAGGTTCCTTGATGCAGCAGATCAAGTGCAGGATTTTGCGCTTACGGCTGTTTATTCACGGACAGAAGAAAAAGCAAGGGAATTTGCAGATAAATATGGTGTGAAACATACATATACGTCCTTAGAGGAAATGGCGGCAAGCAGTGAGATTGACGCTGTCTACATTGCCAGCCCCAATTCACTTCATGCGGAACAATCAATTCTGATGATGGAACATGGAAAGCATGTGCTCTGCGAAAAACCTGCAGCCAGCAATGCGGCTGAATTAAAGCTCATGATTGAAGCGTCACAGAGGAATAAGGTGGTACTGATGGAGGCGCTGAAATCCACTTTGATGCCGAACTTTAAAGCCGTCCGGGAGAATTTAGGAAAAATCGGACCGGTCAGAAGGTATTTTGCATCATATTGCCAATATTCCTCGCGATATGACGCATACAAGGAAGGGAGGATCCTGAATGCCTTCAAACCTGAGTTTTCCAACGGTGCATTGATGGATATAGGCATTTACTGCATCTATCCGCTGGTGGTCCTATTCGGCAAGCCGGATGAGGTGAAGGCGCAGGGTGTTATGCTTGATTCAGGAGTTGATGGGGAAGGAAGCATGGTATTGAAGTATAAAGAAATGGATGCTGTCATCATGTATTCAAAAATCACTGACTCCCAGCTTCCTGCAGAAATTCAGGGAGAGAACGGAAATATTGTAATCGATAAAATCCATACGCCGGAACAGGCTGAAATCCGCTATCGCGGCGGCAGTTCAGAATCAATTACAAGAGAGCAGAAGGAAGCCTCGATGTATTATGAAGCAGAAGAATTCGTCGGGCTTGTCAAAAGCGGAAAGCTGGAATCGGCAACGAACACATTGTCCAACTCCCTTGCTGTCATGGAAATTCTTGATTCTGTGAGAAGCCAGCTTGGCATCGTCTACCCTGCAGACAAGAACTGA
- a CDS encoding SDR family oxidoreductase: MSRSTLNGKVALITGASSGIGKAASIRLAKEGAKIALVDVKEEFAKEVKDQIESAGGEAMIIETDVSVPLQVEEAFQKVSSKWGRLDIVFANAGINGVVAPIEDLTPEEWDTTISTNLKGTFLTVKYAVPLLKEEGGSIIITSSINGNRTFRNFGMSAYSTSKGGQVSFGKMAALELAGYRIRVNLICPGAIRTNIGENTFPEEENLKKVKIPVEFPEGSMPLEDHPGSAEQVADLVHFLASDLSSHITGTEVYIDGAESLL; this comes from the coding sequence ATGAGCCGATCAACGCTGAATGGGAAGGTCGCTTTAATCACCGGGGCAAGCTCTGGAATCGGAAAGGCTGCCAGCATCAGGCTTGCTAAAGAAGGGGCTAAAATTGCTCTTGTCGATGTTAAGGAAGAGTTTGCAAAAGAAGTCAAAGATCAAATAGAGTCAGCAGGCGGAGAAGCCATGATCATTGAAACAGATGTTTCTGTTCCATTGCAGGTGGAGGAGGCTTTCCAGAAGGTATCCAGTAAATGGGGACGCCTTGATATAGTTTTTGCGAATGCAGGAATAAATGGTGTTGTTGCCCCTATTGAAGATCTGACTCCTGAAGAATGGGATACGACCATTTCAACAAACCTGAAAGGAACCTTCCTGACAGTGAAATATGCGGTGCCCCTTCTCAAGGAAGAGGGCGGGAGCATCATCATCACCAGCTCTATCAACGGCAACAGAACCTTCCGCAATTTTGGGATGTCAGCATACAGCACCTCCAAAGGGGGGCAGGTCAGCTTTGGAAAAATGGCTGCCCTTGAATTGGCAGGATACCGCATACGCGTCAACTTGATTTGCCCGGGAGCCATCAGGACGAATATAGGCGAAAATACTTTTCCAGAAGAAGAAAATCTGAAAAAAGTAAAAATACCAGTTGAATTTCCGGAGGGAAGCATGCCCCTCGAGGACCATCCCGGATCTGCCGAACAGGTTGCCGACCTGGTTCATTTCCTTGCATCCGATTTGTCCAGCCATATTACCGGCACGGAGGTATATATTGACGGAGCCGAATCACTCCTGTGA
- a CDS encoding potassium channel family protein: MPHFIYSSFIRLPLAIRILLIALMVILTFGFIISILEPHNFPTVFDGVWWAVITASTVGYGDYVPHTIPGKVTGIILILTGAGFLSTYFVTLAAAAVTRQNDYLEGKVNFKGEQHLIIIGWNERSRELITALAEEQKGVSIALIDETLRSNPSPGEVHFIQGRSNQDQVLLKANIRKANKVIITADQNRDELQADMNSILSLLAVKGLNPGVPCIVEILTSEQVANARRAGADEIIQTNILTSSVMIHSISAQEMVTSFLDLLGHLNGRRLRLMPAKEFEYEVTFTDLSALLLKDGMLLFGIKRGEETFVNPPHPFSIDSDDELIVIA; the protein is encoded by the coding sequence ATGCCGCATTTCATTTATTCCAGCTTCATAAGGCTCCCGCTCGCTATACGGATACTTCTCATTGCACTAATGGTGATTCTGACTTTCGGGTTTATCATTTCCATCCTGGAGCCGCATAATTTTCCTACGGTGTTTGACGGGGTATGGTGGGCAGTCATCACAGCTTCCACAGTGGGTTATGGGGATTATGTGCCGCATACCATACCAGGGAAAGTAACTGGCATTATTTTAATTCTTACCGGAGCAGGCTTTTTATCAACCTATTTTGTAACTCTGGCTGCAGCTGCTGTAACAAGACAAAATGATTATTTGGAGGGCAAAGTGAATTTTAAAGGAGAACAACATCTAATCATTATCGGCTGGAATGAACGTTCAAGAGAACTTATCACGGCATTGGCGGAGGAGCAAAAAGGGGTTTCTATTGCACTTATTGATGAGACGCTCCGATCCAATCCATCCCCGGGGGAAGTTCATTTCATACAGGGACGGTCAAATCAGGATCAGGTGCTCCTGAAAGCAAATATCCGGAAAGCAAACAAAGTAATCATTACAGCCGACCAGAACAGGGATGAACTTCAGGCCGATATGAATTCAATTCTGTCGCTCCTTGCCGTAAAAGGATTGAATCCCGGCGTTCCATGCATTGTCGAAATCCTCACATCTGAACAGGTTGCGAACGCAAGAAGGGCAGGAGCGGATGAAATCATCCAGACGAATATCCTGACCAGCTCCGTTATGATCCACAGCATTTCAGCACAGGAAATGGTCACTTCTTTCCTGGATCTGCTTGGTCACCTGAACGGCAGAAGACTGAGGCTCATGCCGGCCAAGGAATTTGAATACGAAGTGACCTTTACTGATTTAAGTGCGCTGCTGCTGAAGGATGGCATGCTTCTTTTTGGTATAAAAAGAGGAGAGGAAACTTTTGTGAATCCTCCCCACCCTTTCAGCATTGATTCAGATGACGAGCTGATCGTCATTGCCTGA
- a CDS encoding YugN-like family protein, which translates to MIELPSRVEGKHFDLYKLEQLLKPAGYTVGGGWEYDHGAFDYKIDDEVGYQFLRVPFRSIDGQLDSRGCTVEIERPFLLSHKYQRGLDDHAYTWNHTASFNQFSEPVDKDASFPDKYVDIGRSLVQELESLLLDG; encoded by the coding sequence ATGATTGAATTACCATCCCGGGTGGAAGGGAAACACTTTGATCTGTATAAGCTTGAGCAGCTGCTTAAGCCGGCTGGCTATACGGTTGGAGGCGGCTGGGAGTATGACCATGGTGCTTTTGATTATAAAATAGATGATGAAGTGGGCTATCAATTCCTGCGCGTACCTTTCAGATCAATTGATGGCCAGCTTGATTCAAGAGGATGCACTGTGGAAATTGAGCGGCCATTCCTTCTCTCCCATAAATATCAGCGCGGGCTGGATGATCATGCTTATACATGGAACCATACCGCTTCTTTTAACCAATTCTCAGAGCCGGTGGACAAAGACGCCAGTTTCCCGGACAAATACGTGGATATCGGCCGCTCGCTTGTCCAGGAGCTGGAGTCGCTTTTGCTGGACGGCTGA
- a CDS encoding glucose-6-phosphate isomerase, whose protein sequence is MTHVRFDYSKALSFFGEHEITYLRDAVKVAHHSLHEKTGAGSDYLGWIDLPADYDKEEFARIQKAAEKIKSDSDVLLVIGIGGSYLGARAAIEMLQHSFYNELPKEKRTTPQVLFVGNNISSTYMKDVMDLLDGKDFSVNVISKSGTTTEPAIAFRIFRSLLEEKYGKEEARKRIYATTDKARGALKTLANEEGYESFIIPDDVGGRYSVLTAVGLLPIAASGADIQAMMEGAAKAREEYSSSEVEENAAYQYAAVRNALYNKGKTIEMLINYEPGLQYFAEWWKQLFGESEGKDQKGIFPASANFSTDLHSLGQYVQEGRRDIFETIIKVEKPRHELTIEEADSDLDGLNYLAGKTVDFVNNKAFEGTMLAHTDGGVPNLIVTIPEMDAYTFGYLAYFFEKACAMSGYLLGVNPFDQPGVEAYKVNMFALLGKPGFEEKKAELEKRLK, encoded by the coding sequence ATGACACATGTTCGTTTTGATTACTCAAAAGCACTAAGCTTCTTTGGTGAACACGAGATTACATATTTAAGGGATGCCGTTAAGGTTGCCCACCATTCCCTGCATGAAAAAACCGGGGCAGGGAGCGACTATCTTGGCTGGATCGATCTGCCTGCTGACTATGATAAAGAAGAATTTGCCCGCATCCAGAAAGCGGCTGAAAAAATCAAGAGCGACTCTGATGTGCTGCTCGTCATAGGCATCGGAGGCTCATATCTGGGTGCCCGTGCAGCCATAGAAATGCTGCAGCACAGCTTTTATAATGAACTTCCAAAGGAAAAGCGGACCACTCCGCAGGTGCTCTTCGTTGGAAATAATATCAGTTCAACTTACATGAAGGACGTTATGGACCTGCTCGATGGAAAAGACTTTTCAGTCAATGTTATTTCCAAGTCAGGAACGACGACAGAGCCGGCGATTGCCTTCCGTATTTTCCGCAGTCTGCTTGAAGAAAAGTATGGAAAAGAAGAAGCGCGCAAACGCATCTATGCTACAACAGATAAAGCGAGAGGCGCACTCAAAACATTGGCTAACGAAGAAGGCTATGAATCCTTCATCATCCCTGATGATGTCGGCGGCCGCTATTCAGTACTGACAGCAGTCGGCCTTCTGCCGATTGCGGCAAGCGGGGCGGATATCCAGGCTATGATGGAAGGTGCTGCAAAGGCCCGTGAGGAATACAGCAGCTCTGAAGTCGAAGAGAATGCTGCCTACCAGTATGCAGCTGTCCGCAATGCGCTTTACAATAAAGGAAAGACAATTGAAATGCTGATTAACTATGAGCCGGGGCTTCAGTATTTTGCGGAATGGTGGAAGCAGCTGTTTGGCGAGAGTGAAGGGAAAGACCAGAAAGGGATCTTCCCGGCATCAGCTAACTTCTCTACAGATCTGCATTCCCTTGGACAGTATGTGCAGGAAGGGCGCAGAGATATCTTTGAAACGATCATCAAGGTGGAAAAACCGCGCCACGAGCTGACAATTGAAGAAGCTGACAGCGATCTGGACGGCCTGAACTACCTTGCCGGCAAGACCGTAGACTTTGTTAACAACAAAGCCTTTGAAGGAACAATGCTTGCTCACACAGATGGCGGGGTTCCCAACCTGATCGTTACCATTCCTGAAATGGATGCCTATACATTCGGATATCTCGCTTACTTCTTTGAAAAGGCGTGCGCTATGAGCGGTTACCTTCTGGGGGTCAATCCTTTTGACCAGCCTGGAGTAGAGGCTTATAAAGTCAATATGTTCGCGCTGCTTGGAAAGCCGGGCTTCGAGGAGAAAAAAGCAGAGCTTGAAAAAAGGCTTAAATAG
- a CDS encoding iron-containing alcohol dehydrogenase, with protein sequence MQNFTFSNPTKLIFGKDTLKELQNEIPQYGKNVLLVYGGGSIKRSGLYDKVLAELKDIGAEVSELSGVEPNPRLSTVHKGVEICKEKGIGFILAVGGGSVIDCTKAIAAGAKYDGDAWDLVTKKAFASEALPFGTVLTLAATGSEMNAGSVITNWETNEKYGWGSPVTFPKFSILDPVNTFTVPRDQTIYGIVDMMSHVFEHYFHLEENTLLQDRMCEGLLLTVMETAPKLLEDLENYEHRATILYNGTMALNGMLSMGYRGDWATHNIEHAVSAVYDIPHGGGLAILFPNWMKHNLSVKPSRFKQLAVRVFGVDPEGKTDEEAGLEGIEKLREFWNSIGAPSRLADYDIDESGVETMADKAMANGEFGNFKKLNREDVVSIYKASL encoded by the coding sequence ATGCAAAACTTTACATTTTCAAATCCGACGAAATTGATCTTCGGCAAAGATACGCTGAAGGAGCTGCAAAATGAGATTCCCCAATATGGAAAGAACGTACTGCTGGTATATGGGGGAGGGAGCATTAAACGAAGCGGCCTTTATGATAAAGTATTGGCTGAGCTGAAGGATATCGGTGCAGAAGTGTCCGAGCTTTCGGGAGTTGAACCGAATCCAAGGCTTTCAACGGTCCATAAAGGAGTGGAAATCTGCAAGGAAAAAGGCATTGGTTTCATCCTTGCTGTCGGCGGCGGAAGTGTGATCGACTGCACAAAGGCAATCGCGGCAGGGGCCAAATATGATGGAGATGCCTGGGATCTTGTCACTAAAAAGGCCTTCGCAAGTGAGGCGCTTCCTTTTGGGACTGTACTGACCCTTGCGGCAACCGGTTCAGAAATGAACGCTGGTTCTGTAATCACTAACTGGGAAACAAATGAAAAATATGGATGGGGAAGCCCTGTCACTTTTCCTAAGTTCTCTATTCTGGATCCGGTCAACACATTCACAGTTCCAAGAGACCAGACGATTTACGGCATTGTGGACATGATGTCACATGTGTTTGAGCATTATTTTCATCTGGAAGAAAACACATTGCTGCAGGACCGCATGTGTGAAGGACTCCTGCTAACAGTAATGGAAACAGCGCCTAAGCTCCTCGAAGATCTCGAGAATTATGAACACAGAGCAACCATCCTCTACAACGGAACAATGGCTCTCAATGGCATGCTGTCAATGGGCTACCGGGGAGACTGGGCAACCCATAATATAGAGCACGCGGTTTCAGCTGTTTATGATATCCCGCATGGCGGAGGCCTTGCCATCTTGTTCCCGAACTGGATGAAGCATAACTTGAGCGTGAAGCCTTCCAGATTCAAGCAGCTGGCAGTCCGTGTCTTCGGTGTAGATCCTGAAGGAAAGACAGATGAAGAAGCAGGGCTTGAAGGCATTGAAAAGCTGAGGGAATTCTGGAACAGCATCGGTGCTCCATCACGCCTGGCAGATTATGATATAGATGAAAGCGGCGTTGAAACGATGGCTGACAAAGCTATGGCCAACGGCGAGTTCGGAAACTTCAAAAAACTGAACCGAGAAGATGTCGTGAGTATCTATAAAGCCTCTTTATAA
- a CDS encoding DUF378 domain-containing protein gives MSAIQRIALVLTIIGAINWGLVGFFQFDLVAAIFGGQDSALARIVYGLVGIAGLINLGLLFKPSEEVERAPETNRS, from the coding sequence ATGAGTGCCATTCAACGCATTGCACTGGTTTTAACGATCATTGGTGCTATCAACTGGGGTTTAGTCGGCTTCTTCCAATTTGATCTTGTTGCAGCAATTTTCGGCGGACAAGACTCTGCTCTTGCCCGCATTGTGTATGGACTAGTAGGTATCGCAGGTCTTATCAACCTCGGCCTTTTATTCAAGCCAAGCGAAGAAGTAGAACGTGCTCCTGAAACAAATCGTTCATAA
- a CDS encoding ornithine--oxo-acid transaminase, translated as MANSSQLIQQTEKFGANNYHPLPIVISEAEGVWVKNPEGERYMDMLSAYSAVNQGHRHPKIIQALKDQADRVTLTSRAFHNDQLGPWYEKVSRLTGKEMVLPMNTGAEAVETAVKAARRWAYDRKGVAGDQAEIIACIGNFHGRTMTAVSLSSEEEYKRGFGPMLPGIKLIPYGDLEALKNAITERTAAFLIEPIQGEAGIVIPEDGFLKQASDLCRANNVLFIADEIQAGLARSGKMFACEWEGVEPDMYILGKALGGGVFPISCVAADEDVLGVFNPGSHGSTFGGNPMACAVSVAALDVLVDENLAERSRKLGDYFMSKLKEIENPVIKEVRGRGLFIGVELTEPARKYCEALKEEGLLCKETHDTVIRFAPPLVISEEDLDWAIEKIKKVLS; from the coding sequence ATGGCAAACAGCAGCCAGTTAATTCAGCAGACAGAAAAGTTTGGGGCAAATAATTATCATCCTCTTCCGATCGTCATCTCAGAAGCTGAGGGAGTCTGGGTGAAAAATCCTGAAGGTGAGCGGTATATGGATATGCTCAGCGCCTACTCGGCAGTCAATCAGGGTCACCGCCACCCTAAGATCATACAGGCTTTGAAGGATCAGGCCGACAGGGTCACCCTGACTTCCCGCGCTTTCCATAACGATCAGCTGGGTCCATGGTATGAAAAGGTCAGCAGGCTGACAGGCAAGGAAATGGTACTGCCGATGAACACCGGCGCCGAAGCGGTCGAAACAGCTGTGAAGGCGGCGCGCCGCTGGGCATATGACCGTAAAGGGGTGGCCGGGGACCAGGCAGAAATCATTGCCTGTATCGGGAACTTCCACGGCAGGACGATGACAGCCGTCTCTCTATCTTCTGAAGAAGAGTATAAGAGGGGCTTTGGTCCGATGCTGCCTGGCATCAAGCTTATTCCATATGGGGATCTGGAAGCATTGAAGAATGCTATCACTGAACGGACAGCAGCCTTCCTGATTGAACCCATCCAAGGGGAAGCCGGGATCGTCATCCCTGAAGACGGTTTCCTGAAGCAGGCTTCCGATCTGTGCCGCGCAAACAATGTTCTGTTCATCGCGGATGAAATCCAGGCTGGCCTGGCCCGTTCAGGTAAAATGTTCGCCTGTGAATGGGAGGGTGTTGAGCCGGACATGTATATTCTTGGCAAGGCGCTTGGAGGCGGTGTATTCCCGATTTCATGTGTGGCTGCCGATGAGGATGTTCTTGGCGTGTTCAATCCTGGCTCGCATGGTTCAACCTTTGGAGGCAATCCGATGGCCTGTGCAGTGTCAGTAGCCGCGCTGGATGTTCTGGTAGATGAAAATCTGGCGGAAAGATCCCGGAAGCTCGGGGATTATTTTATGTCCAAGCTTAAAGAAATCGAGAACCCGGTCATTAAAGAAGTGAGGGGCAGGGGCCTGTTTATCGGTGTAGAGCTGACGGAGCCTGCACGCAAATATTGCGAAGCCTTGAAAGAAGAGGGGCTGCTCTGCAAAGAGACACATGATACGGTCATCCGTTTTGCGCCGCCGCTGGTAATCAGTGAAGAAGATCTTGATTGGGCAATTGAAAAAATCAAAAAAGTATTGAGCTAA